The following are encoded together in the Hydractinia symbiolongicarpus strain clone_291-10 chromosome 14, HSymV2.1, whole genome shotgun sequence genome:
- the LOC130625210 gene encoding piggyBac transposable element-derived protein 1-like, with amino-acid sequence MGPKKARISSEEAIQNILRFIEEDNVDEAMDEELDDEDDLEELCGEIDKEIVEEEDHQHDNDDRVGDADNDASESEEEAGANHLRRRRLTKYRLVNSIAAATNLENYNVFPIPPESKSIQSIFKIDNKKKNDIIRTFQNQPQAGNVGRNNRANVITGRQGPQPKACETASPRSAFELYFTPEIVNNILLCTNRKIRRTLSKLPDNFLTQNSRYSYMKETSVEEIYAFIGLYLYRELYKLNCISAHRLFSNQYGPPIFSATMSRNRVFFIRTNLCFDDETTRDERWKHDRFAAMREVFESFNYECMSCLVPGDYLSLDETLYPMRTQISFKQYNPNKPAKYGLLLKAINAARYPYTFLAAPYSGKPQGDPGIYYVPGTEEIVKYMIKQLSNVVSLAGRNISFDRLYTSIPLALWLYERDITCVGTMQINRKGIPIEMKDFKQREPLSSEVYWQKDGPLSLSSYVVKTSNGKKNVLMLSTLEPILGTTKDDNCHKLGLYKLYDFTKGGTDIVDQRMGFHTTKTKSRKWTFVMFSYMLDTARVNSSTIYSLNKGIDPLQQKSFEYAFQLVMELVKPTIQKRSQNGMLSITKQKINLVLGNAQCNPEPRAAIGPAFAETRKRCTVCQAENAGENYSQKKKSIPCVKSLCQSCGNTTCQAHMIQKSAHVDWGSENVI; translated from the exons atgggACCGAAAAAGGCTAGAATTTCATCTGAGGAAGCCATTCAAAATATATTGAGATTTATTGAAGAAGATAACGTAGACGAAGCTATGGATGAAGAActtgatgatgaagatgatttGGAAGAATTGTGCGGTGAAATTg ATAAAGAAATAGTTGAAGAAGAGGATCATCAACATGATAACGATGACCGTGTAGGTGATGCTGACAATGATGCGTCCGAAAGTGAAGAGGAAGCCGGAGCAAACCATTTGAGGAGACGTCGACTTACGAAATATCGCTTAGTAAACAGTATTGCTGCCGctacaaatttagaaaattataACGTTTTTCCAATACCACCAGAATCAAAGTCTATCCAAAGCATTTTCAAAATAGataataagaagaaaaatgaCATAATTCGTACTTTCCAGAATCAGCCACAAGCTGGAAATGTTGGTCGAAATAATCGTGCAAATGTTATTACTGGACGACAAGGCCCACAACCAAAAGCTTGTGAAACTGCATCACCCCGTTCTGCTTTTGAGCTCTACTTCACTCCTGAAATTGTGAATAACATTTTGTTGTGCACCAACAGAAAGATTAGACGCACTCTGTCCAAACTACCCGATAATTTCTTGACGCAAAATAGTAGGTATTCGTACATGAAAGAAACCTCTGTTGAAgaaatttatgcatttattggaTTGTACCTATATCGAGAACTATACAAACTAAACTGTATATCTGCTCATAGATTATTCTCAAACCAATATGGTCCGCCAATATTCAGCGCCACTATGTCGAGAAATAGGGTTTTTTTTATACGTACAAACCTTTGTTTTGACGACGAGACAACAAGAGATGAAAGATGGAAACATGACCGTTTTGCGGCAATGCGTGAAGTTTTTGAATCTTTCAATTATGAATGCATGTCATGCCTTGTACCGGGCGACTATCTATCACTTGATGAAACCCTGTATCCAATGAGGACACAGATAAGTTTCAAACAGTACAATCCCAACAAACCCGCCAAATACGGTTTATTACTGAAAGCCATAAATGCAGCACGATATCCGTATACATTCCTTGCAGCTCCATATAGCGGCAAACCACAGGGAGATCCAGGAATTTATTATGTACcaggcactgaggaaatagtaAAATACATGATAAAACAACTATCAAATGTTGTCTCGCTGGCCGGACGTAATATATCTTTCGACAGATTATATACATCAATCCCGCTTGCGCTTTGGTTGTATGAAAGGGATATCACTTGTGTTGGTACAATGCAGATCAACAGGAAAGGAATTCCAATTGAAATGAAAGATTTCAAACAAAGAGAGCCACTGTCCAGTGAAGTGTATTGGCAAAAAGATGGGCCGCTGTCCTTATCTTCATATGTAGTGAAAACTTCAAACGGAAAGAAAAATGTACTCATGTTGTCAACactagaaccaatcctaggtaCAACCAAGGATGATAATTGCCACAAATTGGGGTTATATAAACTATATGACTTTACAAAGGGGGGTACTGATATTGTGGATCAGAGGATGGGGTTTCACACGACGAAGACAAAGTCAAGAAAGTGGACGTTTGTTATGTTTTCTTACATGTTGGATACCGCTCGAGTAAATTCTTCGACGATATATTCACTGAATAAAGGTATTGATCCGCTACAACAAAAGTCTTTTGAATACGCCTTTCAATTAGTCATGGAATTGGTGAAACCAACCATACAAAAAAGAAGTCAAAATGGTATGTTGTccatcacaaaacaaaaaataaatcttgtcTTGGGTAATGCGCAATGTAATCCGGAACCGCGTGCAGCTATTGGTCCTGCATTTGCAGAAACAAGGAAACGGTGTACTGTTTGTCAGGCTGAGAATGCAGGAGAAAATTATTcccaaaagaaaaaatctattcCGTGTGTCAAATCACTTTGTCAATCATGTGGCAATACAACGTGTCAGGCCCATATGATACAAAAAT CCGCTCATGTTGATTGGGGCAGTGAGAATGTAATTTAG